The genomic DNA AGATGCGCCGCCCCGTTCCGCGCCGCCCCGGCGTCGCTGCGCGCAAGGGAACCGCCTTCCACGCATGGGTCGAAGAACGCTTCGGCGCCACCGGCATGCTGGACCTCGACGACCTCGTGGGCGCGGCCGACGCACATCTGGACGATGCGTACGGGCTCGAAGAGATGAAAGCGGCCTTTCTCGCGTCCGAATGGGCCGACCGGCAGCCGGACTTCGTCGAGATCCCCTTCGAGACGAATGTGGGCCCCGTCAGCGTGCGCGGGCGCATCGACGCCGTCTTCCAAGAGAACGACGGGCGCTACACGCTGGTCGACTGGAAAACCGGGCGCGTCCCCACCGGGCGAGATGCGGAAGCCAAAGCCGTCCAGTTGGCCGTCTATCGGCTGGGCTTTGCGCGGTTGCACGGGCTTGACGTCGCCGACGTTGACGCCGCGTTTTTCTACGTGGGCTATGGCAAGACGCTGCGCCCCCAGCGGCTCGCTACTGAGGCCGAACTCCAAGCGCTCATTGTCAACGCCCTCGCGGAGGAGAACCCCACCTCCCACCACGCAGGCTGAGGGGGCTTGGACGATTAGCGCTCGTCGGCGTCCCGTTTTGAGGGGAGCTGAATCACGGGGATGGCCGAGGTCGCGTCCTCGTCCTGACCTGCCGCCGGGGCGGACTCTTTCCCAACGGGGGCCGAATCCTCGTCAGTGATCTCCTCGGCAGCGACGTCGCTGCCCTCTTCTGCGGCGTCGTTGCCCTCGGCGGCGCCGTCGGAGGGCGTCGCGATGGTGCCTGCGCCGGCGTCCGTGTCGCGTGGGCTGGGCGCGGCCGGAGCGTCGGGATCCTGCTCCGGGCCATTGAGCGGCTCATCTTCCTCGCGGGCTGGGGGTGCCTCCACCTCGTGTCCCGGTTCAGATTCCGGTCCGCGGTGGTGCTCGGCTTCGTCGTCAACCGGTTCGAGCTCGACGACGGCGCTGGTCACGGTGTCCGGTGCGGCAGAGGATTCGCCCACCGCATCGGCGGTGGATCCGTCCCCTTCCGCTTCGGCAGCAGAGCCGGCAGACGGGCCCGAACCCACGCGAGGAGGCTCCACGACGCTGATGGGCTGGCCCCCGTAGTCCGCAATATCTTGATCGAGGTCCGCGAGCATAGCCACGGCCTCGTCGATCCGTTCAGCGTCCTCGGTGGACATCGCCTTCACGAGCCACTGAGCCAGCGCAAACTCCGCCGAGAGGGCCGCTCGCCGCATGATGTGCGGATCCGCCTTCTCGCCGCGGGCCTCAGCGTAGGCCTCGTAGACGGCGTCGCTAAATGACTGTTCATGCGCTGCGGCCAGCCAAGCCAGATCATCGGCCGGATCGCCCACGTGCAGATCGGTCCACCCCGTCACAGCGGAGACATGGCCCTGAGAAATCAGTAAGTGATCCTCGTGGAAATCTCCATGCACCACGGTGGGGTTGAACCGCCACAGGCTAACGTCCTCCAAGGCGTGCTCCCAGCGGCGGAGCAAGCGAGCCGGAATCTGGCCGGTCGTCGCGGCCTGATCGAGGGCATTCAACCGGCGCTGGCGGAACTGTTCAGCAGAATAGGACGGCAGGTCCGCGCGCTCGACCAATTCATCGTCGAGCCCGTGGATTTCGGCGATGGCGCGGCCGACGTGCGCCGCTGTTGTTCCGCCCTCACCCACGAGTTCATCGAGGCTGAGGCTCCGACCGTCCAAATGGTTGTAGACGAATGTCCGCAAGGACCCCTGACGCACCGTGCCGGCCACGGACGGAATGTGAAACCCGAGGGCAGCGCGTACGCCCGGCGTGAAGGCCCGCAGCGCCGCAAGCTCCGTCTCAAGGCGCATGCTCGCCTCATCGTGACGGGGTGCGCGCACCCGCCACTGGTGATGCTGCGCATCCCGCACCAGCGCCGAATCGAAGTCGTCGACGTCGTCAGCGAGGGGGCCCACGCCCACGGGGGAGAGGCCCGGGACGGCGGCCGTGGCGATGGCAGCAAGTTCCATGGGAGAGCGTTTCACCCCTCCACCGTATGCGGGCACGCGCGTACGGCGCCGGAAGCCGGCGGCGAGTCGTTAACCACAGCGTCACCTGTGTATCGGCTGGAATCCGGCCCTCGACGCCGTCGTTGGCTATTGCGGAATGCTCCACAGGGCGCCGACGAGGCGCTCGTCGCCGGCCCATGATGAGTACGGTAAGAGCATGGAGTCCACTGCCACGCCACCACGCCACCGCCCGGCCAGCGGCCAGTCACAACCGCGACCCGACGCACCGCCCTACCGCGTTGACCGATTGAGCGAGGAACGCGCCCGCGAGGGCTGGATGGAGGAGGTGCTCGCCGACGACCGGACGCTGTACCTGCCACTGCGCCCCGGCCAGGGCGCCCTCGGAGTGGAATCCCTCGCGACCGATCGGGCGCTGCAGATGGTGGAGCGTTCCGTGCTGCCAGCGGGCGAGCCAACCCTGCACGTCTACTTGGGTCGGGTGGAGGACTTGTCCACCTCACCTGCGGCGGGGCGGCACGTGGTCGCCATTGTTCATCCGGGCGCTGTGTGGGGCCAGTGGAAGGACGCGGGGCACGACGGCGGGGCACGGTGGGCTGGTCTGCGGGCCCTGGCGCCGGTGCTGGAAGCAGCCGAAGCGGAACTTCTCACGCAGGCCACCGCCATCGCAGCCTGGCACGCGGGCCACACCCACTGTCCACGGTGCGGCGCACCCACGACCGTCGTCCAGAGCGGGTGGGTGCGGCTCTGTCCGCAGGATTCGTCCCAGCACTTCCCGCGGACTGACCCAGCCATCATTGTGTCGGTGATCGATGACCAGGACCGAATCCTCCTCGGCGCCAATGCGCGGTGGGGTGGCCAGCGCTATTCGACCTTGGCTGGCTTCGTCGAGCCCGGGGAGACGCTGGAGGCAGCGGTCATCCGCGAGGTCGGCGAGGAAGCCGGCATCGTGGTGAGCGAGCCAGCGTACGTATCATCTCAATCGTGGCCCTTCCCTGCGTCCATCATGCTGGCCTTCACTGCGCGGGCGACGCAGACCAGCGTTCGCCCCGACGGGGAAGAAATCATCGCCCTGCGCTGGTTCACCCGTGCGGAGCTCGCCGCAGCCGTGCGTGCCGGCGACGTGACGCCTCCGACTCCGCTGTCCGTCGCGCGGCACTTGATCGAAAACTGGTACGGTAGTTCGTTGCCCGAGCCGCAGGCGTCCCCCGCGACGGACGGCGCCGGACCGCCCGTCGCCGGCCGATGATCGCACCGCCAAGGGGCGCCCAGTCACAGCTGGAGAAGAACAACCCGTGAGTACCGCTGAAGAGAGAATTCTCGCTGGACTCGACGCGGAACAACGTCGAGTCGCCACGACCTTGCACGGGCCCTTGTGCGTGCTCGCTGGCGCCGGGACCGGCAAGACGCGCGCCATCACGCACCGCATTGCCTATGGCGTGCACACCGGTGCCTATCAGGCGAACCAAGTGTTGGCGGTGACTTTTACCGCGCGGGCGGCTGCGGAGATGCGCACGCGGCTGCGTGAACTCGAGGCACCCGGGGTCCAGGCGCGCACCTTTCACGCCGCGGCGTTGCGCCAGCTCCAATACTTCTGGCCCCAAGCGATCGGCGGTCAACTGCCTAACATCATCGATCACAAAGCGCAGCTGGTTG from Zhihengliuella flava includes the following:
- a CDS encoding phosphotransferase — its product is MKRSPMELAAIATAAVPGLSPVGVGPLADDVDDFDSALVRDAQHHQWRVRAPRHDEASMRLETELAALRAFTPGVRAALGFHIPSVAGTVRQGSLRTFVYNHLDGRSLSLDELVGEGGTTAAHVGRAIAEIHGLDDELVERADLPSYSAEQFRQRRLNALDQAATTGQIPARLLRRWEHALEDVSLWRFNPTVVHGDFHEDHLLISQGHVSAVTGWTDLHVGDPADDLAWLAAAHEQSFSDAVYEAYAEARGEKADPHIMRRAALSAEFALAQWLVKAMSTEDAERIDEAVAMLADLDQDIADYGGQPISVVEPPRVGSGPSAGSAAEAEGDGSTADAVGESSAAPDTVTSAVVELEPVDDEAEHHRGPESEPGHEVEAPPAREEDEPLNGPEQDPDAPAAPSPRDTDAGAGTIATPSDGAAEGNDAAEEGSDVAAEEITDEDSAPVGKESAPAAGQDEDATSAIPVIQLPSKRDADER
- the nudC gene encoding NAD(+) diphosphatase — encoded protein: MESTATPPRHRPASGQSQPRPDAPPYRVDRLSEERAREGWMEEVLADDRTLYLPLRPGQGALGVESLATDRALQMVERSVLPAGEPTLHVYLGRVEDLSTSPAAGRHVVAIVHPGAVWGQWKDAGHDGGARWAGLRALAPVLEAAEAELLTQATAIAAWHAGHTHCPRCGAPTTVVQSGWVRLCPQDSSQHFPRTDPAIIVSVIDDQDRILLGANARWGGQRYSTLAGFVEPGETLEAAVIREVGEEAGIVVSEPAYVSSQSWPFPASIMLAFTARATQTSVRPDGEEIIALRWFTRAELAAAVRAGDVTPPTPLSVARHLIENWYGSSLPEPQASPATDGAGPPVAGR